Part of the Salvelinus namaycush isolate Seneca chromosome 25, SaNama_1.0, whole genome shotgun sequence genome is shown below.
TGATGTTTGGGCACCCCCCCTCCAGCGGGTCAACGGTACCTACTGTATATTAtcattttccaaatcatgtccgatcatgtccgatcatgtccaaatcatgtccgatcatgtccaaatcatgtccgatcatgtccaaatcatgtccaaatcatgtccgatcatgtccaaatcatgtccgatcatgtccaaatcatgtccaaatcatgtccaaatcatgtccaaatcatgtccaaatcatgtccgatcatgtccaaatcatgtccgatcatgtccaaatcatgtccgatcatgtccaaatcatgtctaaaTCATGTCcgatcatgtccaaatcatgtccgatcatgtccaaatcatgtccaaatcatgtccgatcatgtccaaatcatgtccgatcatgttcaaatcatgtccgatcatgttcaaatcatgtccaaatcatgtccgatcatgtccaaatcatgtccgatcatgtccaaatcatgtccgatcatgtccaaatcatgtccaaatcatgtccgatcatgtccaaatcatgtaTAAGCAACTTCATTTCGTTTCACAATCAATTTGtagatacaatttgatttggacaTGAAGCTTGAAAATGAAAAACTTCATCATAGTGACGATATTTTTAGTGAGAGGTGCAATGCCATTTTCTTTCGATAtttgatttaataaataaaaataagataCGTAGAATTTAGTTTTTAAGAGtcaattacattacatttttaaataaaatgtttaaaatggattttaaaacaCTAATCTTCATGAGGCATCTTGCCCCATGCCCCATGGGGAGTAGGGCTGTGACAGTCATGGAATTTTGGTATGATGgtaattggccagccaaatgaccaTGGTCACTGTAACAACCATTCGAATAGCAtacttttttataaatgtttatttatttatacattttgtcAAGACGTAgtctcatacccctgcacatcgactcggtacttgTACTTCCTGTACATAGAGAGGtcattttctactccctatatgtagccatgttatttttactctttatttttttatgttattCACTGTGTCACCATTTCAATGtttttgttatttaaaaaaatcatatccttaactctgcattgttggaaaaggacacGTAGGTAAGTACTTCAGtgttggtctacacctgttgtctacgaagcatgtgacaaataaattgggattttatttcaTTTGAACCCAACTCAACTTCAATCTACTGAAAAAAGTATAATCTCCTatgatcaaatatacagtatataataaatTAGTGCCCGTATATTTTCCCATTGGTCACAAATGTGACCGCTAAGATATGTTCATATACCACGTGCATCATGGAttcaatgtattgaaaatgaaggTACATATGTAAActacaaaaaaatatttaaaaaatgcaacaatgtatttgttttttaaacttttaaaTACAGACTATTGGTGTCAAATTCGTCTGTAAAAGTACACCTTAGATATGTATGCTTGTGGTCTTGTGACCATTTTGAAGAATCACATGAAACTTCTCTGAATCATACTAGACACCTTAATAATGCATAGTATATTACTTATTCGTTGATAAGTATAACTAACTTCTCTAGAGCCTGTTTGGCCCCTgcaaaaaaaagattgcagttttgaaactgcagtaaaagtgcaataactgcagtcgactgtggtattttaGACGCAGTAATTGCTGAATTcaactgcactctgactgcaatctgTTTTAGTAAGGGGAGTGGGATAGTCTTGaaccgcattgttggttaagggcttgaaagcgtttcacggtaaggtctctacacttgttgtattcggcgcatgtgacaaataatattttatttcaCCCGGTGTCCAAGTAGACTACATGTAGCTATGTGTGTTGAAAACATTTCatcacaggtaagacatttaacttgtttagtatAGTCAGTTTATAACTCCAGTCACTACTTTGTAGCtctttgtttgtgttgttggtcttggctagtTTAATGTTCCGGTCGTCAGCTAGCACGAACTCACTCACCTGCCTGCTTGCACCATCATGAAAAGGGGCATGATGGTTTTTCTAAGTAGTGAGAACGCTggagcaggcaatgttgaaaagtaatCATTAGACATGTTGTGATTTTCTTAAATGTAGTTgtgtaattgactaaaacaagcagacaacaacAAAATTGCGTTTGAAAAGGGTGAagtttttgctgtgagccaatggaataacctaggtaaccacaggttgttttccccacaggAAGGCTGGGCATGACTTCGATCTAATTCCTACTGACTATTGTTAGGGGGGAGTATCTCACCCCTAGACTACGAATGCGTCACGGACATGCAGGTTAGTGAGTAATCGCGGGCGTGGTAGCATGCCTACATTTCTAGGGTCATATTAGAACAAAAACGAAATCGTTATTCCGCTACCGGCAATGCCAGTCGCCATATGGACAAAATGAGGGTACTGTAATTGATTGATGTAAAGAATATCCATCATTTCAATCCCGCCCTTGACAGAACAAAGTTTACTTATTGTTCTTGCGTGTGTAATCGTGTCTAGTCGGATACAGTGTTTCGAATTGCGGCAACAAAAATGGCACCGAATTTACCTGTACATTTATGCATATTTTTGGTAAGTAAGTCGATTCTATTAAATTAAAGTGTTTCTGTATTTTTCACATTTGATTTTGACATATCACCTGCTCAAGTTTCTATTAATGTAATTGACTTTGCAAATGTGTAGCCAAACTTTGACTTCACAGTGTTGCATAGCCGGGGGAAGATGTTTGGGGGGGTTTTGGGGGGTTTTCATAGGTCagttaatacaggactactaaaggcccagtgcagtacgTTTGTGAAAAAATAACACTTTCAAAAAATGTATACTTTTTCCCGTGTTACAGATGGCATTGGTCCACttatacaggactagtaaagccCCAGTGCTCTACTTCTGTGaggaaaaaataaatatatatacagtaccagtcaaaagtttggacacacctactcattcaaggggttttctttatttttactatttcctacattgtagaataatagtgaagacatcaaaactatgaaataacggatatggaaacatgtagtaaccaaaaaagtgttaaacaaatctaaatatattagatttgagattcttcaaagtggccaccctttgccttgatgacagctttacacactcttggcattctctcaaccagcttaatgaggtattcacctggaatgcatttcaattaacaggtgtgccttgttaatttgtggaatttctttccttaatgcttttagtgcatttgagccaatcagatgtgTTGTGACAAACTAGGGTTttttatacagaagatagccctatttggtaaaagaccaagtccatattttggacagaacagctaaaataagcaaagagaaacgacagtccatcattaccttaagacatggtcagtcaatacggaacatttcaagaactttgaaagtttcttcaagtgtagtccatcaagcactatgatgaaactggctctcatgaggaccgccacaggaaaggaagacccagagttacctctgctgcagaggataagttcattagagttaccagcctcagaaattgcaacccaaataaatgcttcacagagttcaagttacagacacatctcaacatcaactgttcagaggagactgcgttaatcaggccttcatggtcaaattgctacaaagaaacctctactaaaggacaccaatgagaagaagagacttgcttgggccaagaaacatgagcaatggacattagaccgttggaaatctgtcctttggtctgatgagtccaaatttgagatttttggtcccaaccaccgtgtctttgtgagacgcagagtaggtgaacggattatctttgcatgtgtggttcccaccgtgaagcatgaaggaggaggtgatggtgtgggggtgctttgctggtgacgctatcagtgatttatttagaattcaaaccacacttaaccagcatggctactacagcattctgcagcgatacgtcatctCATCTGGTTttagcttagtgggactatcatttgtttttcaacaggacaatgacccgacacaccttcaggctgtgtaagggctatttgaacaagaaggagagtgatggagtgctgcatcagttgacctggcctccacaatcacacaacctcatcccaattgagatggtttgggatgagttggacagcagagtgaaggaaaatcagccaacaagtgctcagcatatgtgggaactccttcaagacggttggaaaagcattccaggtgaagctggttgagagaatgccacgtgtgtgcaaagctgtcatcaaggcaaagggtggccactttgaagaatatcaaatttaaaatatattttgatttgtttaacacttttttggttactacatgattccatatgtgttatttcatagttttgatgtcttcactattattccacaatgtagaaaatagtaaaaaataaagaaaaacccttgaatgaatcagtgtgtccaaactttttactggtactgtatatatacactacatgaccaaaagtatgtggacacctactcgttgaacatttcattccaaaataatgggcattaatatgggtTTGGTCCACATgcgtttgtatatatagtgtatataggccTATTTCTGCTTCTAGTTTTTTTATTCAGaattttcagggggtgctgcagaaCTCTCAGCACCCCTACTTTCCACGGCTATGCAGTGGTCTAACATTCAGCTAAAAAGATCACTGGCAAGGTGCAGCTTGTTGATACATcgacagtgccttcaggaagtattcataccccatgacttattccacattttgttgtgttacagcctgaattcaaaatttattaaatatatttatttttctcacccatttacacacaatagcccataatgtcaacgtgaaaacatgtttttagaaatgtagtCACGTTTATTCAAAATTGAATAcggaaatatctaatttacacaagtattcacatccctgagtcaatacatattagaatcacctttggtagtgattacagctgtgagtctttctgggtaagtctctaagagctttgcacacctggattgtacgatttctgcccattattctttaaaaaaaaatattcaagcactgtcaagttggttgttgctCATTGCTAGTGTCGTCGAAACTCTAACCAATAAGGAGATacttgtcatttcttcaaacatcAACCTTTATTTGATAAGATTTGCAATAATGTAGCTGGTCAGCCCTACACTCTGAGGTGGAAGGCCGAGAGCTCAAATGAAACAAGGAGTGCAGAAACCTTATATAGTCCCACCGTCTTATGCAAGCGTGTACAAAACACATGATCTTgttatgtgtacatgtgtggAGAACAGGACGAAACTGAAGTGAAAGTTACAGACAAACTGTGAATTTGGTCGTCTCGTTCTGGAGCAACTGCTGGTTATTCTAATCTTCTAGTGAGGACAATAGGTGTCAAAGCAACAGGAAATCACTCCAGACATAGTTCCTCATAAAGTAGCCAGCAAGAGCCTTTTACTGTCTGCCCGGATGATGTATGGTTTCACTTACACACATTCACAAGCATGAACCTGTCGCCCAGCAACAGGCTCTATGACTGGTGCGCAGGATACAACACTTTGCTCTGTTTTCAGTATATTAAAAGGAACCAGTTCATTCCCTTCTGACTAACAGGAAACCATaggttgtcccagtcagctcctgACTGTGTGCCCAGAACATCATGGGGACCTCATTTCCTAGTTAGGTTTATATGCTACACACTCACAAGACAAGTTAAAACAGGCCTATACTAATGCACGTACAATTCTTCTATCTTATATGATCTCGTTACTTTAACAATCTCAACCTTAATGCCTAAGCAACTAAGCTTCAGGAAAGATCTTCTAGTACACAAGCATCAGCAAGGTTTAACAAAAATGTCCCTTAgactagacagacattttcaagtcttgccatagattttcaagccgatttcaCTCAAATCTGTAGCTAGGCCACTTAGGAACGTTCAGTGTCGTCTTGAtaagcaattccagtgtatatttggccttgtgttttaggttattgtcctgctgaaggtgaatttgtctactagtgtctgttggaaagcagactgaaccagcttatcctctaagattttgcctgtgcttagctctattcagttcatttttatcccaaaaactccctagtccttgccgatgacaagcatactcataacatgatgaagccaccaccatgtttgaaaaatattaagtggtactcagtgatgttgtgttggatttgccccaaacataatgctttgtattcaaggcaaagttaatttctttgccacattttcttgcagttttactttagtgccttattgcaaacaggatgcatctctttgaatattttttttctgtacaggcttccttcttttgacTGTGTcgattaggttagtattgttgagCAACTACAGTACAATGTTGTTGGtccgtcctcagttttctcctattacatccattaaactctgtaactgttttaaagacacaattggcctcatggtgaaatccctgagcggtttccttcctctccggcaactaagttCGGCAGGACGccggtatctttgtagtgactgggtgtattgatacaccatccgaagtgtaattaataactttaccatgctctacgggatattcaatatctgcttttacccatctaccaataggtgcccttcattgcgaggcattggaaaaccaccCAAGTctctgtggttgaatctgtgtttgaaattcactgctcgactgagagaccttacagataattgtatgtatggggtatagagattaggtagtcattccaaaattatgttaaacactattattgcacacagagtgagtccatgcaacttattatgtgacttgttaagcacatttttactcctgaactaatttaggcttgccataacagaggttgaatacttattgactcaagatattttaGCTTTTAATTgaattaattaatttgtaaacattttgaaaaacatagttccactttgacattatggagtattgtgtgtaggccagtgacacaacatctcaatgtaatcaaTATTAAATCCATgctgtaacacaaccaaatgttGAACAAGTTAAAGGGTGTCAacactttttgaaggcactgtacctgtgCAGCCTATGCACTCCTTGAAAACGTCCATGCACACATTTAAATGTATATTCTTTTGGTTCATCTAGTACAAAGAACTGACGAGACAGAATGTCCATGAATGCAGTACCATATTTGTAACACAGCTTTTGTATGATATGCCACCTGTTAGAATGTATGAACAATATCTCTCTTGCATGCAATTCCAGATCCTCTCATGTGTGGATTCCTGCTTTATCCCTGTCTCCATACAAGCAACAGTACCTCGGACAGTACAAGTTGGACATGTTATTGCAAAAGGTCCTGCCATTCACAAATGTTTCCATCCTGTCTAACTTTGAATGTACTTAATACTGAATGAAACAATCAATATAGTCATGAACTGTTTATAACCAGTTGACATCCTTAATCATAATCAAGTTATTGTGTTGTGGATGATCCATGTTGTTTTTTAGTCATTGTATAGTTGATAACGTTTCTTTCTCTCGTCGTTCAGTTGATGTGGACCAATGTGACACCATCACATTGCACTTTACAACTAGTGACCCCGTCTTCACAGTACGACCTGATGGCACTATAGTAACAGACGCCATCACCATGGTACCAGCCAATGGCAGAACATTCTCAGTGCAGTTTCAGGACCCCAATGCTCAGAAGAGAGAAATTAATGTTTACCTTGTCCAGGACTCTAGAAAGGTAAGGTGGATTCTGCATGGGCTTATAGTACAAAGTCCCATTTTTCAAAGTATTGTTTTTGTGAAATTATCTATATCACATTGTTGACTTGTGACTTTGTGTGGTCTTTTTTCTGCTTTTTCAGGTATTGAAAGACGGCCTACTGAAGCGCTCCAAAAGACGTTGGAGTCCTCTGCCCTTCAACATCATAGAAAATGACGTTCAGCCATTTCCAAAGGACGTTGAGCTGGTAATGTCCTTAAAATAAGTTACAACTTGCATCACATTTCAGCACATTTTGTGTTTGAATATTGATATTAAACCTAAGCCATGTACATATTTTGTGTCATGTAACAAACCCCAATTTATCCTCTACATGTCCTTGCCTTTCTCCCACCCCCATGTTCCACTCTATTTCTCATTCTTTCTCACCTGCAGCTAATGCACATTCTGTATCTGTATGGTCCACGCCCTCACCTGGGGGTTCACATTACCCAGACACAccgaaccacacacacacagagggatcaGTTGGAACATTTACTTAGTTGTTTTTTCTCCTTCTTTTTAACCCTTCCCCTTCCTTTCTAACTACAAGGCTGGATGTGCACTGTAATTGAATCTGTTGTAACCTGTCTAAGGAATACATATTCatacaaaataactttttttaatAGTAGTCGACAAGTATAGTGCTTTAGGCCTATTACCTGTAAGGCATATGAGCATTTCTGTTTTGCATAGCTCAATGCTTCACATTCTTAATTGTGCAATTTCTTAACCAGAGCAGGCACGCGCACAGATAGGGCTTTACCTGTGTAGAGCACATGCCCCTTTGTCCTTCTAGTCTCTAaagtgcccttttgggtggtggtataattttgtattcatttttttgtCATTGTGGTTCGTAACCCACTGCCCGCAAGTCGTCGTCAAGTTCACAATTTGTGATAATGAGTGAGAGTGTTGCTGCAGAAATAAATAGGCTTATGCTCAAATATGTTAAAATTGTCATTTTGAGCACCTGCCCCCTGAAAGGTCTGTGCACGGCCTTGAACCAGGGTGATGTTATTATCCCACCGCTTGTTGAAGCTTGACCGCAGATAATACTTGATTGTTTCCTGGTCCAGATTGCGTCTGATTCGTCAGCCACTCGCAGTGTGTACTACACCATCAGTGGGCCCGGAGTGACAGAGGAGCCTGTGGGTGTGTTCAGTGTGGAGATGAAGACTGGGATGTTGAAGGTCAACAAAGCTGTCGACCGCGAGAGAACCCCTCAGTTTGTAGTGAGTAGTAAACAACAATTATTGATTGCTTGCTTGAATAATTGATTGATTCTTTATCTGTGATGTTAAAACATGACAATTGTACTCTTGATGCGTAGCACAGACAACACAAACAGTGTAAGCCATTTCTAAACTGAGTCCATCTTCCTCCAGTTTCAAGCCAGAGTGTTTGACAGATACACCAACCAGGAGACAGATCTACCATTACCCATCACAGTGAATGTAGACGATGTGAACGACAATGCACCAACTTTCACTGGCCTACTGCAGTTTACTGTGCTGGAGCAAAGCAAAGCAGGTGAGAAACACACAGCTGAAATAAGAAATACCAGAGTGCCCCTAGCCTCTGCAATACAGTACATGGAAAAATTGACATACGTTTCACAAGTTAGTCAATTTTCTGAGCAATTTGTGCACACATCCAGACATTGACCTTTGTAACAGGAACTTGTGGATGTGAACTAATAGCCGGTGTGTTGTGATACGTTCTATTGCAGGGACGATGGTGGGGATGGTGAATGCCACAGACATAGACGAGCGTGGTACAGACCACACTAAGATCAggtactctctcctctctgggacTAACCTGTTCTACATTAACCCAGAGACAGGAGTCATCAGCACCAAAACAGACACCCTCGACAGAGAGGTCAGTCCCATCGTTGTACCTTTTAAAAAATATCTCACTTACAGTTTTCCAGGGTTCCACGTTGTTGATCATGGCTATCATTGCTTAAATGATTGATCTAAATGTATGTTTGTATTTGTTTTTCAGGTGAATGATAAGTATTTGGTGACAGTGGAAATCAGAGACATGAATGGAGCTCTGAATGGTCTATTCAACACAGCCACAGCCACCATTGTGTTGGGTGATATCAACGACAACCCTCCCACATTCACAAAGACATCTGTACGTTTTCTTTGACAACTTTGACAGTGGTGGAGTTTGTGTATTGCAGTTTTTCCCGCAATGTAACAAAAAAGGCATGGATGTCCCAGTTTGTTTGAATACTCTGTTTGCTTTGGCCAAATATCTATATGTTACTTCCTTTTGCAGTACGATGTAAAAGTTAAAGAGAACCAAGGAGAGGGACTCATCCTCAGAATCCCCATTGAAGATAAGGACTTGGTGAAGACACCAAACTGGAACACTGAGTTTGTCATCCAAAAGGGGAATGAAAACGGGAACTTCAGGATCGAAAGAGACCCCAAAACGAATGAAGGACTAATTTACCTAATAAAGGTGAGCTGGTACTCACAACGAACGTCTATTTTTGATCTGATCATGACTTTCCATAGATGTCTTGCTAGTTATTTATAAAATTAGGCTAATCTATACATTTGGTGAACTATCCCATAACATAAAGACAGTCAAAATATTGAGCCAAAAGGCTTCTTTGGGCATTGTCATTGACGGATGATAATACAGTAAAATAACACTCTATGTCCTTGCTGTGTCTCCAGCCTCTAGACTACGAGAAGACCAAGAACCTAAAGCTGGAGGTGTTGGCCCGTAACCAGGCTGAACTGAGTGGGACCACGGCCCAGTGGATGTCCATCCCTGTAGACGTCTCTGTAGTGGACGAGGACGAGGGACCAGAGTTCACCGCCCCCACCGTACTCTTCACAGTCAAGGAGAACACTCCTAACGACACCCTGATTGGGACCTACATAGCCGTAGAcccagagaccaagagcagcgcCGGCATCAAGTAAGACCCTAGTTTACCTTATTGATCTCACCAATAATTGACCTAGCCAGGTCCCAGATCTATTTGTACTGTCTTGCCATAATTACAGGAGATGGCAAgactgcacaaacagatctgaaaCCAGGGTAGTATTGGCCCATTGTGTGACCATGTtgataataatcataataataataatatgatgtTATAACAAGTAAGGTCAGATTGTGTTTCAATAGAAGATAGAGAAATGCCATGTTTTTTCTCACTCCAGCAGAATTGTACCGTTATAGATGAGAATGCTGTAAaagttccttctctctctctgttccctctcagGTATTACAAGGTCTCAGACCCTGCTTCATGGATCAAGGTAGATGAAAGCACCGGACAGCTGAAGATCGCCAATAATATCGACAGGGAGTCCCACTTTGTAACGAATGGCGTGTACAACGTCACTATGAAAGCTGTTGATGCCAGTAAGTATATATTGTTTACAGTGTcttacttttgtatatattgtgtatttaactatgtggaaactccttcaaattagtggatttggctatttcagccacacttgttgctgacaggtgtataacatcgagcacacagccatgccatctccatagacaaacattggcagtgtagtggccttactgaagaactcagtgactttaaacgtggtattgtcataggatgccacctttgcaacaagtcagttcatcaaatttctgccctgctagagcttcttcggtcaactgtaagtgctgttattttgaagtggaaatatctaggagcaacaatggctcggCCGCGATGTGGTAGGCCacgcaagctcacagaacgggaccaccgagtgctaaaGAGCCTAGCActtaaaaatggtctgtcctcggttgcaacactcactactgtgttccaaactgcctttggaagcaacgtcagtacaataactgtttgtcgggagcttcaggaaatgggtctccatggccgagcagctgcacacaaacctaagatcaccaggCACAATGCCAagagttggctggagtggtgtaaagctcgccgccattggactctggagcagtggaaacaagtTTTTCTGGcttgatgaatcacgcttccccatctggcagtccgactgatgaatctgggtttggcggatgccaggagaacgctacctgccccaatgcatattgccaactTTTAAAGTacggtggaggaggaataatggtctggggctgttttccatggttcaggctagaggtcgaccgattatgatttttcaatgccgataccgattattggagggccaaaaaaggcgataccgattaatcggacgatttatataaaacattttttatttttttttatttgtaataatgacaattacaacaatactgaattaacacttttattttaacttaatataatacatcaatcaaatcaatttagcctcaaataaataatgaaacatgtttaatttggtttaaataatgcaaaaacaaagggttggagaagaaagtaaaagtgcaatatgtgccatgtaaaaaagctaacgtttaagttccttgctcagaacatatgaaagctggtggttccttttaacatgaatcttcaatattcccaggtaagaagttttaggttgaggttattat
Proteins encoded:
- the LOC120020683 gene encoding desmocollin-2-like, yielding MVPANGRTFSVQFQDPNAQKREINVYLVQDSRKVLKDGLLKRSKRRWSPLPFNIIENDVQPFPKDVELIASDSSATRSVYYTISGPGVTEEPVGVFSVEMKTGMLKVNKAVDRERTPQFVFQARVFDRYTNQETDLPLPITVNVDDVNDNAPTFTGLLQFTVLEQSKAGTMVGMVNATDIDERGTDHTKIRYSLLSGTNLFYINPETGVISTKTDTLDREVNDKYLVTVEIRDMNGALNGLFNTATATIVLGDINDNPPTFTKTSYDVKVKENQGEGLILRIPIEDKDLVKTPNWNTEFVIQKGNENGNFRIERDPKTNEGLIYLIKPLDYEKTKNLKLEVLARNQAELSGTTAQWMSIPVDVSVVDEDEGPEFTAPTVLFTVKENTPNDTLIGTYIAVDPETKSSAGIKYYKVSDPASWIKVDESTGQLKIANNIDRESHFVTNGVYNVTMKAVDASHASSQNGTTEC